A region of Streptomyces paludis DNA encodes the following proteins:
- a CDS encoding ABC transporter ATP-binding protein: MIRTLLRVLGPEYARTMRRTVALMAITAAVEGLSYALLVPVLRELFGSTPDDAVPWLIAFGAAVAVYAVLRYISDLSGMRVGTKMLHGMYYRLGEHLARLPIGWYNSGRVGEVSVMASRGLLQAMGVAAHLLAPFVSALVTPLTIVAVMIAFNWQLGLAALIAAPVVAAIQVWTARSMAGTDAERHARDTEASGRVIEFLQAQPVLRAGGRTGERFELLDDSLREVQRASRRSVLAMLPGAVGLTLTVQVSFTVVLALGTSLALGGSIGAAEVLTILVLAARCADPLLSLSDIGGKLRGARSELERLDKVLRTEPLPEPREPLRPVRHDLALESVTFRHGERTVFDEVSFSVPQGQRLAVVGLSGAGKSTLLQLLARFYDVDTGAVRVGGVDVREISTDVLMAQIAIVFQDVYLFDGTIEENVRLGRPDADEADVRAAATAARLDEVVERLPGGWAANVGEGGTLLSGGERQRVSIARALLKNVPVVLLDEVTSALDPVNEAAVHEGIERLMAGRTVVMVAHRMRTVQRADRVLFLEGGRIVEEGSHDELLSRSGRYADFWNISVTPVASE; this comes from the coding sequence ATGATTCGAACACTGCTGCGCGTGCTGGGACCCGAGTACGCCCGGACGATGCGTCGCACCGTCGCCCTGATGGCGATCACCGCGGCGGTCGAGGGTCTGTCCTACGCGTTGCTGGTTCCGGTGCTGCGGGAACTGTTCGGCAGCACACCCGACGACGCCGTGCCGTGGCTGATCGCGTTCGGGGCGGCGGTCGCGGTCTACGCAGTGCTGCGCTACATCAGCGATCTGTCCGGCATGCGCGTCGGCACGAAGATGTTGCACGGCATGTACTACCGGCTGGGCGAGCACCTGGCCCGGCTGCCCATCGGCTGGTACAACTCCGGACGGGTCGGCGAGGTGTCCGTCATGGCCAGCCGCGGCCTGCTGCAGGCGATGGGCGTGGCCGCCCACCTGCTGGCACCGTTCGTCTCCGCCCTGGTGACTCCCCTGACGATCGTCGCCGTGATGATCGCCTTCAACTGGCAGCTGGGACTCGCCGCGTTGATCGCCGCTCCCGTCGTGGCGGCGATCCAGGTCTGGACCGCACGCTCGATGGCCGGCACCGACGCGGAGCGTCACGCACGGGACACGGAGGCCTCGGGCCGCGTCATCGAATTCCTCCAGGCGCAGCCGGTGCTGCGCGCCGGCGGCCGGACCGGAGAACGCTTCGAACTGCTCGACGACTCGTTGCGGGAGGTCCAGCGCGCATCCCGCCGTAGCGTGCTGGCGATGCTGCCCGGTGCGGTGGGCCTGACGCTCACGGTCCAGGTGAGTTTCACCGTGGTGCTGGCTCTGGGCACTTCCCTCGCACTCGGCGGGAGCATCGGGGCGGCGGAGGTCCTGACGATCCTGGTGCTCGCGGCTCGCTGCGCCGATCCGCTGCTGTCGCTGTCGGACATCGGCGGCAAACTCCGCGGTGCGCGGTCCGAGCTGGAGAGGCTCGACAAGGTTCTGCGCACCGAGCCGCTGCCGGAGCCCCGGGAACCCCTCCGGCCGGTCCGCCACGACCTGGCGCTCGAGTCCGTAACCTTCCGGCATGGCGAACGCACCGTGTTCGACGAAGTGTCGTTCTCCGTACCTCAGGGACAGCGGCTCGCCGTTGTCGGACTGTCGGGTGCGGGCAAGAGCACACTGCTGCAACTGCTCGCGCGCTTCTATGACGTGGACACGGGCGCGGTACGCGTGGGCGGCGTGGATGTGCGCGAGATCAGTACGGACGTGCTGATGGCGCAGATCGCCATCGTCTTCCAGGACGTCTATCTCTTCGACGGCACCATCGAGGAGAACGTACGCCTCGGCCGTCCCGACGCCGACGAAGCCGACGTCCGGGCGGCGGCGACCGCCGCACGACTGGACGAGGTGGTCGAGCGGCTGCCCGGCGGATGGGCGGCGAACGTCGGCGAGGGCGGCACACTGCTGTCGGGCGGTGAACGCCAGCGTGTTTCGATCGCGCGGGCGCTGCTGAAGAACGTGCCCGTGGTCCTGCTGGACGAGGTGACCTCCGCCCTTGACCCGGTGAACGAGGCAGCCGTCCACGAGGGCATTGAGCGCCTCATGGCGGGGCGGACCGTGGTGATGGTCGCGCACCGGATGCGGACCGTGCAACGTGCCGACCGCGTCCTTTTCCTGGAAGGCGGCCGGATTGTGGAGGAGGGCAGCCACGACGAGCTTCTGAGCCGAAGTGGCCGCTACGCCGACTTCTGGAACATTTCCGTGACACCGGTAGCGAGTGAATGA
- a CDS encoding ABC transporter ATP-binding protein produces the protein MPRMLRPHVRSFAAVAILQVVGALAGLAPLLAVVELGRTLLAPGPVDEAHLWWVVTAGAAGLLVRLLFTAASSGLGHVLDGQVQLTFRRLLAARLGRVPIGWFSRRRTGELAKVVGEDVSAVHPLIAHAPGELVSAFVVPLVSLIYLFTIDWRLTLITLIPVVLAIALVPLLMLPARTREQEEFDAAMGRIASSVVEFVQGISVVKAFGGSERAHGKFLSAVDDFVRTFFRWVRGMSLVAAGMQLALSPPFVLLVVLIGGTSLIRSGSLAPADLLPFLLLGLGLTAPVAALGHGFDDMQAAGRAVGRIREVLDVEPLPEPAHPVAPQGHRVELRDVRFGYEDGREVLRGIDLVLEPGTCTAVVGPSGSGKSTLVQLLPRFFDPDHGSVVLGGVDLREIGSRQLYRMVSFVFQDVRLLRASVADNIALAVPHAERDDVVRAARLAHIHDRILELPHGYETVIGEDVKLSGGEAQRLSLARALLADTPVLVLDEATAFADPQTEQAIRQALATLGGDRTIMVIAHRLETVADADTVVMLENGSIVERGRPAELLAREGRFAAFWRSQGGLPG, from the coding sequence CTGCCACGCATGCTGCGCCCCCATGTCCGGAGTTTTGCGGCCGTCGCGATCCTGCAAGTGGTCGGCGCTCTCGCGGGACTGGCACCGCTGCTGGCGGTCGTCGAACTGGGGCGCACCCTGCTGGCGCCGGGCCCGGTCGATGAAGCTCACCTCTGGTGGGTCGTGACCGCGGGAGCGGCCGGCTTGCTCGTGCGGCTGCTGTTCACGGCCGCGTCCTCGGGGCTCGGGCATGTGCTCGACGGGCAGGTGCAACTCACGTTCCGCCGATTACTGGCAGCGCGGCTGGGACGCGTGCCGATCGGCTGGTTCTCCCGGCGCAGGACCGGCGAGCTGGCCAAGGTGGTGGGGGAGGACGTGAGTGCCGTGCACCCCCTCATCGCCCACGCGCCCGGCGAACTGGTCTCCGCGTTCGTGGTCCCACTGGTGTCGCTGATCTACCTGTTCACCATTGACTGGCGGCTGACGTTGATCACGCTGATCCCGGTGGTGCTGGCCATCGCGCTGGTCCCGCTGCTGATGCTCCCCGCCAGGACGCGTGAGCAGGAGGAGTTCGACGCGGCGATGGGACGGATCGCCAGCTCCGTCGTCGAGTTCGTACAGGGCATCTCGGTGGTCAAGGCGTTCGGCGGATCCGAGCGAGCCCACGGGAAGTTCCTCTCCGCCGTGGACGATTTCGTCCGTACCTTCTTCCGGTGGGTGCGCGGCATGTCCCTGGTCGCCGCCGGGATGCAGCTGGCGCTGTCGCCGCCTTTCGTCCTGCTGGTCGTCCTGATCGGCGGTACGTCGCTGATCAGGTCCGGGAGTCTCGCCCCGGCCGATCTGCTGCCCTTCCTGCTGCTGGGCCTGGGACTGACCGCTCCGGTGGCGGCACTGGGCCACGGCTTCGACGACATGCAGGCCGCCGGCCGCGCGGTCGGCCGGATCAGGGAAGTGCTCGACGTCGAGCCCCTGCCGGAGCCCGCGCACCCGGTAGCGCCCCAAGGGCACCGGGTAGAACTGCGGGACGTTCGCTTCGGCTACGAAGACGGTCGCGAGGTGCTGCGCGGTATCGACCTGGTACTGGAGCCGGGGACATGCACAGCGGTCGTCGGGCCGTCGGGAAGCGGGAAATCAACACTGGTCCAACTGCTGCCGCGGTTTTTCGACCCGGACCACGGCTCGGTCGTCCTGGGCGGTGTCGATCTGCGTGAGATCGGCAGTCGGCAGCTCTACCGGATGGTCTCCTTCGTCTTCCAGGACGTCCGCCTGCTGCGCGCGTCGGTCGCGGACAACATCGCACTGGCGGTGCCGCACGCCGAGCGCGACGACGTGGTGCGCGCTGCCCGGCTGGCGCATATCCATGACCGGATTCTTGAACTGCCGCACGGCTACGAGACAGTGATCGGTGAGGACGTCAAGCTCTCGGGCGGCGAGGCCCAGCGGCTCTCTCTCGCCCGGGCGTTGCTGGCCGACACGCCCGTGCTGGTGCTGGACGAGGCGACCGCCTTCGCCGACCCGCAGACCGAACAGGCGATCCGTCAGGCCCTGGCGACGCTGGGCGGCGACCGAACGATCATGGTGATCGCCCATCGACTGGAAACGGTTGCCGACGCGGACACCGTCGTGATGCTGGAGAACGGGTCGATCGTCGAGCGCGGCAGACCCGCCGAACTGCTGGCGCGGGAAGGAAGGTTCGCCGCGTTCTGGCGATCCCAAGGAGGCTTGCCCGGATGA
- a CDS encoding Gfo/Idh/MocA family oxidoreductase: protein MTRPMRVVVCGTRFGRIYAEALACAPEGFLLAGILARGSARSVALAHAYGVPLYDSVEQLPDDIDAACVVVSTAVGGGRGAELAKALLERGIHVLQEHPVHPDELADCLRVARRTGTQYLLNTFYPHLEPVRRFTSAARELVRLRKPVFVDAMCAVQVSFDLLDILAEIFDGLRPWSIAPVAGHAGRPLAGVDARVAGVPLTLRVENRMQAGDDSTSLFLHRITIGTDAGNLMLVNTHGPVIWSPVLRLPGPDALGPTGAYVGAAETPAWAVAVDEVWGEGVLTVMDELRARIEAGADPLRGQQRHLAVAGAWKELTEALGYPAAAEPDPGETLTVADLWPSERAAKYSNICTRTNGG from the coding sequence ATGACCCGCCCGATGCGCGTGGTCGTCTGCGGCACACGCTTCGGCCGGATATACGCCGAGGCTCTCGCCTGCGCGCCCGAGGGCTTCCTGCTCGCCGGCATCCTGGCACGGGGCAGCGCCCGCTCCGTGGCGCTCGCCCACGCGTACGGCGTCCCGCTGTACGACTCCGTCGAGCAGCTGCCCGACGACATCGACGCGGCGTGTGTCGTGGTGTCGACCGCGGTCGGCGGCGGGCGGGGCGCCGAACTGGCCAAGGCCCTGCTCGAACGCGGAATCCATGTGCTTCAGGAGCATCCGGTGCACCCCGACGAGCTGGCCGATTGCCTGCGGGTGGCGCGCAGGACCGGGACCCAGTACCTGCTGAACACCTTCTACCCGCATCTCGAACCGGTGCGGCGGTTCACCTCGGCCGCCCGCGAGCTGGTCCGGCTGCGCAAGCCGGTGTTCGTCGACGCCATGTGCGCGGTGCAGGTCTCCTTCGATCTGCTTGACATCCTCGCTGAGATCTTCGACGGGCTGCGCCCATGGTCGATCGCCCCGGTCGCCGGCCATGCCGGTCGCCCACTGGCCGGTGTGGACGCGCGGGTCGCGGGTGTTCCGCTGACGCTGCGGGTGGAGAACCGGATGCAGGCGGGCGACGACAGCACCAGCCTGTTCCTGCACCGGATCACCATCGGCACCGACGCGGGCAACCTGATGCTGGTCAACACCCATGGTCCGGTGATCTGGAGCCCGGTGCTGCGCCTGCCGGGCCCGGACGCTCTCGGGCCGACCGGCGCCTACGTGGGTGCGGCCGAGACGCCCGCCTGGGCGGTCGCCGTCGATGAGGTGTGGGGGGAGGGGGTGCTGACCGTCATGGATGAGCTGCGCGCGCGGATAGAGGCGGGCGCGGATCCGCTGCGCGGCCAGCAGCGCCATCTGGCCGTCGCCGGTGCCTGGAAGGAGCTGACCGAGGCCCTGGGTTATCCCGCGGCCGCCGAACCGGACCCCGGGGAGACGCTGACGGTCGCTGATCTCTGGCCCTCGGAGCGTGCGGCGAAGTACAGTAATATTTGTACGCGTACGAATGGAGGGTGA
- a CDS encoding non-ribosomal peptide synthetase yields MNANDLLEEFSGAGIRLWREGGQLRFRAPRGVMNDRRLAELRRHKAELLTVMADTGAGSQDDPVWLARPDEREQPFPLTDIQSAYLFGRNPAFGYGGVSCHIYQELDYPAGLDADRLQKAWDGLVRRHDVLRMVVREDGTQRVLPELGDTRIAVADLRGATGDEAERAISGVRDELSHKVHPTGERPMYELRLTLVADRSVLHLSVDFMALDWLSMQHVLTELDRRYQQPECELPEIDATYRDYVLAERRLRDTGQYARDRAYWWNRVDELPGPPVLPLREDHDPATAPPRFRRLATTLDNRVWRSLKARSAEQGITPANAVLAAYVETIGRWSGAERFCVGLPVLQRMPLHPHVDRLLGDFTSLSLLAVDREGRTSFAERARLLGERVFDDLDHRLYSGVEVLREIARRRGREEAMLPVVFTGSIGVGVGVGGDAVSVAGRKPRPSYGISQTPQVWIDCQVGDQSGGLDMNWDVREGIFPDGMVDDMFATFEALLHRLAERAETWTAVDPQPLPERQRTLRAAVNATAAPAPAGLLHEPLVAYAREFPDRVAVIDTAGSLTYGQWLGGAAAVAERLRAAGCGPGDFVGVLIDKCRAQAVAVLGVLLVGGVYVPVDSGQPRIRRDRILTDSRTGFAVVADAATAELPQGVRAVAVAGVRPIPVSEIPRGPRTAPGELAYVMHTSGSTGVPKGVMISHRAALNTVLDINQRFGVSGSDRVLGLAALSFDLSVYDLFGPPAAGAALVLPDPARRGDPSHWAETLAAHGVTLWNSVPAQLQMLLHYLDAESAESAGLGKLRLALLSGDWIPLTLPGHAGRHLPDAELVSLGGATEAAIWSIHHPVKTVEAHWRSIPYGIPLANQRFHVLDTALRDRPDLVVGELYIAGTGLATGYLNDPERTAERFIHHPETRERLYRTGDLGRYLPSGEIEFLGRADQQVKIRGHRIELGEIEAVLGEHPMVDTSVVLAAGSSAFERALVAFVMPRQRSGSVEPAELVGWVADRLPSHMVPAQVRLVGTLPLTPNGKVDRAKLLASAPSAAPRNESSEPPRPGLERRIAELWGAVLGSEPPSREAGFFDTGGDSLLAARLVGRVRELVPEAADVTFDMLLRALLDTPSVAGLAQWLRSGAAAARATEPAATARTSSLIPLAGSGAGPVRLLVHDGSGTLGPYQALIGELGADTTLLGLAASGSERYLGPAAPDLIEELALGYAREVRAAGHDSVEIIGYCLGGPIALELGRALGEADVTVRRLTLVSSYRVPCLPHDDLTVDYAFARTMGADPAAFDRPAEAPAVPAEGATGRLAGDEPLEPVPARFHALGQRDAAERREELHRALGDPVQVAARHAVFARILEAVTRYEPLPYAGDITFLRPVEPAHIIPGTRDDTSDFWRGVCLGEMTVADVPGDHFSCLQPPHVTRLTDVLTARPAERR; encoded by the coding sequence GTGAACGCCAACGACCTGCTTGAGGAGTTTTCCGGCGCCGGGATCCGCCTGTGGCGTGAGGGCGGGCAACTGCGATTCCGCGCTCCCCGGGGCGTCATGAACGACCGGCGTCTGGCGGAGCTGCGCCGCCACAAAGCGGAACTGCTGACCGTCATGGCGGACACCGGAGCCGGCTCCCAGGACGATCCGGTGTGGCTGGCCCGGCCCGACGAGCGGGAGCAGCCCTTCCCGCTGACCGATATCCAGTCCGCCTACCTTTTCGGCCGCAATCCCGCCTTCGGCTACGGCGGCGTCTCCTGCCACATCTATCAGGAACTGGACTATCCGGCAGGCCTGGACGCGGACCGGCTGCAAAAGGCGTGGGACGGTCTGGTCCGGCGACACGACGTCCTGCGGATGGTTGTCCGCGAGGACGGTACGCAACGTGTCCTGCCCGAACTGGGGGACACCCGTATCGCGGTCGCCGACCTTCGTGGAGCGACCGGTGACGAGGCCGAAAGAGCGATCAGCGGGGTGCGCGACGAGCTGTCGCACAAGGTGCACCCCACGGGTGAACGCCCCATGTACGAGCTGCGCCTGACCCTGGTCGCCGATCGCAGCGTCCTCCACCTGTCGGTGGATTTCATGGCGCTGGACTGGCTCAGCATGCAGCACGTGCTGACCGAGCTGGACCGCCGTTACCAGCAGCCGGAGTGTGAACTGCCCGAGATCGACGCCACCTACCGGGACTACGTTCTCGCCGAGCGCCGGCTGCGTGACACCGGCCAGTACGCGCGCGACCGCGCGTACTGGTGGAACCGTGTCGACGAGCTGCCCGGGCCGCCGGTGCTGCCGCTGCGCGAGGACCACGATCCGGCCACGGCGCCACCGCGGTTCCGCCGCCTGGCGACGACACTGGACAACCGCGTGTGGCGGTCGTTGAAGGCCCGCTCCGCCGAGCAGGGGATCACGCCGGCCAACGCGGTGCTCGCGGCGTACGTGGAGACGATCGGCCGCTGGAGCGGCGCCGAACGATTCTGTGTCGGGTTGCCCGTGCTCCAGCGCATGCCGTTGCACCCGCACGTGGACCGGCTGCTCGGCGACTTCACTTCGCTGAGCCTTCTCGCTGTCGACCGGGAAGGCAGGACGAGCTTTGCCGAACGCGCCCGACTTCTGGGCGAGCGGGTCTTCGACGACCTCGATCACCGGCTGTACAGCGGGGTCGAAGTGCTGCGTGAGATCGCCCGCCGCCGTGGCCGAGAGGAGGCGATGCTGCCGGTGGTGTTCACCGGCAGCATCGGTGTCGGTGTCGGTGTCGGTGGCGACGCGGTGTCGGTGGCGGGCAGGAAGCCGCGGCCGTCGTACGGAATCAGCCAGACGCCACAGGTGTGGATCGACTGCCAGGTGGGCGACCAGTCCGGCGGCCTGGACATGAACTGGGACGTGCGGGAGGGGATCTTCCCCGACGGCATGGTGGACGACATGTTCGCCACGTTCGAGGCGTTGCTGCACCGGCTGGCCGAGCGCGCCGAGACCTGGACCGCGGTGGATCCGCAGCCGTTGCCCGAACGGCAGCGCACCCTCCGCGCCGCGGTGAACGCGACGGCGGCGCCGGCGCCGGCGGGCCTGCTGCACGAGCCGCTCGTCGCCTACGCGCGGGAATTCCCCGACCGGGTCGCGGTGATCGACACCGCCGGGTCGCTGACGTACGGGCAGTGGCTGGGCGGCGCCGCCGCGGTGGCCGAGCGGCTCCGGGCCGCTGGATGCGGCCCCGGTGACTTCGTCGGTGTGCTGATCGACAAGTGCCGGGCTCAGGCCGTCGCCGTACTCGGTGTGCTGCTCGTGGGTGGCGTGTACGTTCCGGTCGACTCCGGCCAGCCCCGGATCCGACGCGACCGCATTCTCACCGACAGCCGCACCGGGTTCGCGGTCGTCGCCGACGCCGCGACCGCCGAACTCCCGCAGGGCGTAAGGGCGGTGGCCGTGGCCGGGGTGCGGCCGATCCCGGTGTCCGAGATCCCCCGGGGCCCCCGGACGGCCCCCGGGGAGCTGGCCTACGTCATGCACACCTCGGGTTCGACCGGAGTGCCCAAGGGGGTGATGATCAGCCACCGCGCCGCCCTCAACACGGTGCTCGACATCAATCAGCGCTTTGGCGTCAGCGGCTCCGATCGCGTTCTGGGGCTGGCGGCGTTGAGCTTCGACCTGTCCGTCTACGACCTGTTCGGCCCGCCGGCCGCCGGTGCCGCCCTGGTGCTGCCGGACCCCGCACGCCGCGGTGATCCCTCGCACTGGGCCGAGACGCTGGCGGCGCACGGGGTGACGCTGTGGAACTCGGTTCCCGCGCAGTTGCAGATGCTGCTGCACTATCTTGACGCCGAATCCGCCGAATCCGCCGGCCTCGGGAAGCTGCGGCTGGCGCTGCTGTCGGGCGACTGGATTCCGCTGACCCTGCCCGGCCACGCCGGACGGCACCTGCCCGACGCCGAGCTGGTCAGCCTGGGCGGGGCGACGGAGGCGGCGATCTGGTCGATCCACCATCCAGTCAAGACCGTCGAAGCGCACTGGCGCAGCATTCCGTACGGGATCCCCCTGGCGAACCAGCGTTTCCACGTGCTCGATACCGCGCTGCGCGACCGGCCCGATCTGGTCGTCGGCGAGCTGTACATCGCGGGCACCGGCCTGGCGACCGGCTATCTCAACGACCCCGAGCGGACCGCGGAGCGATTCATCCACCACCCGGAGACGAGAGAGCGGCTCTACCGCACCGGTGATCTGGGCCGCTACCTGCCGTCCGGCGAGATCGAGTTCCTCGGCCGCGCGGACCAGCAGGTCAAGATCCGCGGACATCGGATCGAACTCGGCGAGATCGAGGCGGTGCTCGGTGAGCACCCGATGGTGGACACGTCCGTAGTCCTGGCGGCAGGCAGCAGCGCGTTCGAACGGGCCCTGGTCGCCTTTGTGATGCCACGGCAGCGGTCCGGATCCGTCGAGCCCGCGGAACTCGTCGGATGGGTGGCCGATCGGCTGCCGTCGCACATGGTTCCCGCGCAGGTGCGGCTCGTCGGCACGCTGCCGCTGACCCCGAACGGCAAGGTCGACCGCGCGAAGCTGCTCGCGTCGGCGCCTTCCGCCGCACCGCGGAACGAGTCTTCCGAGCCACCGCGTCCGGGCCTGGAGCGGCGGATTGCCGAACTGTGGGGCGCGGTCCTCGGTTCCGAACCGCCGAGCCGCGAAGCGGGATTCTTCGACACCGGCGGTGACTCGCTGCTGGCGGCGCGGCTCGTCGGGCGGGTGCGCGAACTCGTTCCCGAGGCCGCGGACGTCACCTTCGACATGCTGCTGCGGGCTCTGCTGGACACCCCTTCGGTCGCCGGCCTGGCACAGTGGCTGCGATCCGGTGCCGCGGCGGCACGGGCCACGGAGCCGGCCGCGACGGCCCGGACATCGTCGCTGATTCCGCTGGCCGGGTCCGGGGCGGGTCCGGTGCGGCTGCTGGTGCACGACGGATCGGGCACCCTCGGGCCGTACCAGGCGCTGATCGGCGAACTCGGTGCCGACACCACCCTGCTGGGGCTCGCCGCGTCCGGCAGCGAACGTTACCTCGGCCCCGCCGCCCCGGACCTCATCGAGGAACTGGCCCTCGGATACGCCCGTGAGGTACGGGCCGCCGGGCACGACAGCGTCGAGATCATCGGCTACTGCCTCGGCGGCCCGATCGCCCTGGAGCTGGGCCGCGCCCTGGGTGAAGCGGATGTGACGGTGCGGCGGCTGACCCTGGTCTCCAGCTACCGGGTTCCCTGCCTGCCGCACGACGACCTCACGGTCGACTACGCCTTCGCCCGGACGATGGGCGCCGACCCGGCGGCCTTCGACCGGCCCGCCGAGGCGCCGGCCGTCCCGGCCGAGGGCGCCACCGGGAGGCTGGCGGGCGACGAGCCGCTCGAACCGGTCCCCGCGCGGTTCCACGCCCTTGGGCAGCGGGACGCCGCGGAACGGCGGGAGGAACTGCACCGCGCGCTCGGCGACCCCGTCCAGGTGGCCGCGAGACATGCCGTCTTCGCGCGGATCCTTGAGGCGGTGACGCGCTACGAGCCGCTCCCGTACGCGGGGGACATCACCTTTCTGCGCCCCGTGGAGCCCGCGCACATCATCCCCGGCACGCGGGACGACACAAGCGATTTCTGGCGCGGGGTGTGTCTGGGGGAGATGACGGTGGCCGACGTTCCGGGCGATCACTTCAGCTGCCTCCAACCACCCCACGTGACGCGCCTGACGGACGTTCTCACCGCGCGGCCGGCGGAGCGCCGATGA